A region from the Salidesulfovibrio onnuriiensis genome encodes:
- a CDS encoding molybdopterin-binding protein, which translates to MKTVPVQEAVGMVLCHDMTRIVPGEFKGPAFRKGHIIEKQDIEALLEIGKEHVYVLNLEKGHIHENEAAERIARAAVGPGITLSEVSEGRINFLAEPGLLHVNVEALNRINAIEEVVLATMHNGQQVTDPRPVAGTRVVPLVIDERKIKQVEAICGEYDYVVGIRPFSHHKVGLVTTGSEVFHGRIQDKFGPVIRKKFKKLGSTVMGQRLASDDPSMTRDAILAFIAEGAQMVVVTGGMSVDPDDQTPTAIRATGAEVVTYGSPTFPGVMFMLAKLGDVPVLGLPGCVMYYRASIFDLVVPRLLAGEEVTREDITGMGHGGFCAACEVCRYPVCPFGK; encoded by the coding sequence ATGAAGACAGTCCCCGTACAGGAAGCCGTAGGCATGGTGCTGTGCCACGACATGACCCGCATCGTTCCCGGAGAGTTCAAGGGCCCCGCCTTCCGCAAGGGCCACATCATCGAGAAACAGGACATCGAGGCCCTGCTGGAGATCGGCAAGGAGCACGTTTACGTGCTCAACCTGGAAAAGGGCCACATCCATGAAAACGAGGCCGCCGAGCGCATAGCCCGGGCGGCGGTCGGCCCCGGCATCACCCTTTCCGAGGTCAGCGAGGGCCGCATCAACTTTCTGGCCGAGCCGGGCCTGCTGCACGTGAACGTGGAGGCCCTGAACCGCATCAACGCCATAGAGGAAGTGGTGCTGGCCACCATGCACAACGGCCAGCAGGTCACCGATCCCCGCCCGGTCGCAGGAACCCGCGTGGTGCCCCTGGTCATCGACGAGAGGAAGATCAAGCAGGTGGAGGCCATCTGTGGCGAATACGACTACGTGGTCGGCATCCGCCCCTTCAGCCACCACAAGGTCGGCCTGGTGACCACGGGCAGCGAGGTCTTTCACGGCCGCATCCAGGACAAGTTCGGCCCTGTCATCCGCAAGAAATTCAAGAAACTGGGATCCACGGTCATGGGCCAGCGGCTCGCCTCGGACGACCCGTCCATGACCCGCGACGCCATCCTGGCCTTCATCGCCGAGGGCGCGCAGATGGTGGTGGTCACGGGCGGCATGTCCGTGGACCCGGACGACCAGACCCCCACGGCCATCCGCGCCACGGGCGCCGAGGTGGTCACCTACGGTTCGCCCACGTTCCCGGGGGTCATGTTCATGCTCGCCAAGCTCGGCGACGTGCCCGTCCTGGGGCTGCCGGGCTGCGTCATGTATTACCGGGCCAGCATTTTCGACCTGGTGGTCCCCCGCCTGCTGGCCGGGGAGGAAGTCACGAGAGAGGATATCACAGGCATGGGACACGGCGGATTTTGCGCTGCATGCGAAGTCTGCCGCTACCCGGTCTGTCCGTTCGGCAAATAA
- a CDS encoding F0F1 ATP synthase subunit epsilon, giving the protein MRLIIALPDSIPLDREVSRVRAGGLNGSFTLLENHVDFVTLLRPGILSYEDENGEHMAAVNRGVLVKRGGEVRVSTLDAVTDRPLGSLREAVAERFTEEDEAEAKARQAVAKIEAGFLRRLVDLGAEQGE; this is encoded by the coding sequence GTGCGTCTGATCATTGCATTGCCCGACAGCATCCCGCTGGACCGCGAGGTCTCCCGCGTGCGCGCCGGGGGCCTGAACGGCTCGTTCACGCTGCTGGAGAACCATGTGGATTTCGTGACCCTGCTGCGGCCGGGCATTCTTTCCTACGAGGACGAGAACGGCGAGCACATGGCCGCAGTGAACCGGGGCGTGCTGGTCAAGCGCGGCGGCGAGGTGCGCGTTTCCACGCTGGACGCGGTGACGGACAGGCCGCTGGGATCGCTGCGGGAGGCCGTGGCCGAACGGTTTACCGAGGAAGACGAAGCCGAGGCAAAGGCCCGGCAGGCCGTGGCCAAGATAGAGGCCGGTTTTCTGCGGCGGCTGGTGGATCTCGGCGCGGAGCAGGGGGAATGA
- a CDS encoding AtpZ/AtpI family protein, whose translation MMAGPERDFRKAVEAEEKRRLRARKQEHSAWFGLGMFGLVGWAVAIPTVLGVALGVWLDNRFEDSRSWTLSFLGVGILVGCINAWFWVSRESRHHDNHPEDKS comes from the coding sequence ATGATGGCCGGACCGGAAAGGGATTTCAGAAAGGCCGTGGAGGCCGAGGAAAAGCGCAGGCTCCGGGCGCGCAAGCAGGAGCACAGCGCCTGGTTCGGGCTGGGCATGTTCGGCTTGGTGGGTTGGGCCGTGGCCATCCCCACGGTGCTCGGCGTGGCCCTGGGTGTCTGGCTCGACAACCGCTTCGAGGACAGCCGGTCCTGGACCCTGAGCTTTCTGGGCGTGGGCATTCTGGTGGGCTGCATCAACGCCTGGTTCTGGGTCAGCCGCGAAAGCCGGCATCACGACAACCACCCGGAGGACAAGTCATGA
- a CDS encoding DVU_1557 family redox protein produces MSVIKVPEADAAGWKCRACDAELEMLPVELEYLDSLFTVALPTCPQCGQVLIPENLALGKMNQVEHLLEDK; encoded by the coding sequence ATGAGCGTGATCAAGGTGCCGGAAGCGGACGCAGCGGGCTGGAAATGCCGGGCCTGCGACGCGGAACTGGAAATGCTCCCCGTGGAGCTGGAATACCTGGACTCCCTGTTCACGGTGGCGCTGCCCACCTGCCCCCAATGCGGCCAGGTGCTCATCCCCGAGAACCTGGCCCTGGGCAAGATGAACCAGGTGGAACACCTCCTGGAGGACAAGTAG
- a CDS encoding ATP synthase subunit I has product MTFDPAALALGLITGLLSGVLYFGGLWLTVRRLSAVSRPGLLMVLSFVLRAGLTVAAFALVSGRSAPVFAACLLGFLAVRQVGVRRARAGLGGGEES; this is encoded by the coding sequence ATGACCTTTGATCCCGCAGCACTGGCCCTTGGCCTGATCACGGGCCTCCTGAGCGGCGTCCTGTATTTCGGCGGCCTGTGGCTGACCGTGCGCCGCCTGTCCGCTGTCTCTCGTCCCGGCCTGCTCATGGTTCTGAGTTTCGTGCTGCGGGCCGGACTCACGGTGGCGGCCTTCGCCCTGGTCTCGGGCCGGTCGGCCCCGGTGTTCGCGGCCTGCCTGCTCGGGTTCCTGGCGGTGCGGCAGGTGGGCGTGCGCCGAGCCCGCGCCGGACTCGGGGGCGGGGAGGAGAGCTGA
- a CDS encoding molybdopterin-dependent aldehyde oxidoreductase: MIKRTLMVNGIARQVICELDESLANVLRENLGLTSVKIGCGTAQCGSCTVIMDGKLVRSCSMKMKRVEDGAVIITTEGIGTPDNLHPIQLSWIANGGAQCGFCTPGFIVSTKALLDSNPKPTREDIRDWFQKNRNACRCTGYKQLVDAVMDAAAVMRGEKTTDELCFKIPEDGRIWGTKYPRPTAVAKVTGTLDYGADLGIKMPEGTLKLALVQAEVSHAKILSIDTSEAEKMPGVEKVVTHKDVKGKNRITGLITFPTNKGDGWDRPILCDEKVFQYGDAIAIVCADTEKNAKAAAAKVKVELERLPEYMSAPAAMADDAIEIHPGTPNVYFEQRIAKGGETEPIFDKADAVVEGEYFTTRQPHMPIEPDVGFAYLDDDGKLCIHSKSIGLHLHLYMIAPGLGVEPENLVMVQNPAGGTFGYKFSPTMEALIGAACLATGKPVFLCYDYYQQQTYTGKRSPQFTNVRLAADKDGKILGMETDWTVDHGPYSEFGDLLTLRGAQFIGAGYDIDNIRGMGRTVATNHAWGAAFRGYGGPEAEFASESLMDDLAEKLGMDPLELRYKNVYRKGSTTPTGQDPEVYSLPEMIEKLRPKYEAAKKKASAESTDALKRGVGVAIGVYGSGLDGPDTAEVDVQLNEDNTVTVLTCWHDHGQGADIGVLGTAHEALRPLGLEPEQIRLILNDTRQCPNGGPAGGSRSQVVIGRAIKAACELLMGGMRKSDGSFRTYKEMIDEKIAVKYNGKWTAPATECDANGQGKPFACYMYGLTMAEVAVETATGKTSVEKMTMVADIGKINNRLAVDGQIYGGLAQGIGLALSENFEDIKKHSTMKGAGFPYIKQVPDDMEIIYVETPRPEGPFGASGVGEIPLCAPHPAIINAIYNACGVRITELPALPEKVLAGLKG, from the coding sequence ATGATCAAACGCACCCTGATGGTCAACGGTATCGCCCGCCAGGTGATATGCGAACTGGACGAGTCGCTCGCCAATGTGCTGCGCGAGAACCTCGGCCTGACCAGCGTCAAGATCGGCTGCGGAACCGCCCAATGCGGCAGCTGCACCGTCATCATGGACGGCAAGCTCGTCCGTTCCTGTTCCATGAAGATGAAACGGGTGGAAGACGGCGCGGTAATCATCACCACCGAAGGCATCGGCACCCCGGACAACCTGCATCCCATCCAGCTTTCCTGGATCGCCAACGGCGGCGCCCAGTGCGGTTTCTGCACCCCGGGCTTCATCGTTTCCACCAAGGCCCTGCTGGACTCCAACCCCAAGCCCACCCGCGAGGACATCCGCGACTGGTTCCAGAAGAACCGCAACGCCTGCCGCTGCACCGGCTACAAGCAGCTCGTGGACGCGGTCATGGACGCTGCGGCGGTCATGCGCGGCGAAAAGACCACCGACGAACTCTGCTTCAAGATCCCGGAAGACGGCCGCATCTGGGGCACCAAATACCCGCGCCCCACTGCCGTGGCCAAGGTCACCGGCACCCTGGACTACGGCGCGGACCTGGGCATCAAGATGCCCGAAGGCACCCTGAAGCTGGCCCTGGTGCAGGCCGAGGTCTCCCACGCCAAGATCCTGTCCATCGACACTTCCGAGGCGGAAAAGATGCCCGGCGTGGAAAAGGTGGTCACCCACAAGGACGTCAAGGGCAAGAACCGCATCACCGGCCTGATCACCTTCCCCACCAACAAGGGCGACGGCTGGGACCGTCCCATCCTCTGTGACGAAAAGGTCTTCCAGTACGGCGACGCCATCGCCATCGTCTGCGCGGACACGGAGAAGAACGCCAAGGCCGCCGCGGCCAAGGTCAAGGTGGAGCTGGAACGCCTGCCCGAATACATGAGCGCGCCCGCGGCCATGGCCGACGACGCCATTGAAATCCATCCGGGCACCCCCAACGTCTATTTTGAACAGCGCATCGCCAAGGGCGGGGAAACCGAACCCATCTTCGACAAGGCGGACGCGGTGGTCGAGGGCGAATACTTCACCACCCGCCAGCCGCACATGCCCATCGAGCCGGACGTGGGATTCGCCTACCTGGACGACGACGGCAAGCTGTGCATCCATTCCAAGTCCATCGGGCTGCACCTGCACCTGTACATGATCGCCCCGGGCCTCGGCGTGGAGCCCGAGAACCTGGTCATGGTCCAGAACCCGGCGGGTGGCACCTTCGGCTACAAGTTCTCCCCGACCATGGAAGCGCTCATCGGCGCGGCCTGCCTGGCCACGGGCAAGCCCGTGTTCCTGTGCTACGACTACTACCAGCAGCAGACCTACACGGGTAAGCGCTCCCCGCAGTTCACCAACGTGCGCCTGGCCGCGGACAAAGACGGCAAGATCCTGGGCATGGAAACCGACTGGACCGTGGACCACGGCCCCTATTCCGAGTTCGGGGACCTGCTGACCCTGCGCGGGGCGCAGTTCATCGGCGCGGGCTACGACATCGACAACATCCGCGGCATGGGCCGCACCGTGGCAACCAACCACGCCTGGGGCGCGGCCTTCCGGGGCTACGGCGGCCCCGAGGCCGAGTTCGCCTCGGAATCCCTCATGGACGACCTGGCGGAAAAGCTGGGCATGGACCCGCTGGAGCTCCGCTACAAGAACGTCTACCGCAAGGGTTCCACCACCCCCACGGGCCAGGATCCGGAAGTCTATTCCCTGCCCGAGATGATCGAAAAGCTGCGGCCCAAGTATGAAGCGGCCAAGAAGAAAGCCTCGGCCGAATCAACCGACGCGCTCAAGCGCGGCGTGGGCGTGGCCATCGGCGTCTACGGTTCCGGCCTGGACGGCCCGGACACCGCCGAAGTGGACGTGCAGCTGAACGAGGACAACACGGTCACCGTGCTGACCTGCTGGCACGACCACGGCCAGGGCGCGGACATAGGCGTGCTGGGCACGGCCCACGAGGCACTGCGTCCGCTGGGCCTGGAGCCGGAGCAGATCCGGCTGATCCTCAACGACACCCGCCAGTGCCCCAACGGCGGCCCTGCGGGCGGCAGCCGCTCCCAGGTGGTCATCGGCCGCGCCATCAAGGCGGCTTGCGAACTGCTCATGGGCGGCATGCGCAAGTCCGACGGTTCCTTCCGTACCTATAAGGAAATGATCGACGAGAAGATCGCCGTGAAATACAATGGCAAGTGGACCGCCCCGGCCACGGAATGCGACGCGAACGGCCAGGGCAAGCCGTTCGCCTGCTACATGTACGGCCTGACCATGGCCGAGGTGGCCGTGGAAACCGCCACGGGCAAGACCTCCGTGGAAAAAATGACCATGGTGGCCGACATCGGCAAGATCAACAACAGGCTGGCCGTGGACGGCCAGATATACGGCGGCCTGGCGCAGGGCATCGGCCTGGCTCTGTCCGAGAACTTCGAGGACATCAAGAAGCACTCCACCATGAAGGGCGCCGGCTTCCCGTATATCAAGCAGGTCCCGGACGACATGGAGATCATCTATGTAGAGACCCCGCGTCCCGAAGGCCCCTTCGGTGCATCCGGCGTCGGCGAGATTCCGCTCTGCGCCCCGCACCCGGCCATCATCAACGCCATCTACAATGCCTGCGGCGTGCGCATCACGGAACTGCCCGCGTTGCCCGAAAAGGTCCTGGCCGGCCTGAAAGGCTAA
- the atpD gene encoding F0F1 ATP synthase subunit beta yields MDRNTASPQGNAVGTVTAIRGNVVDIRFDHALPPLTHVLRAGKDNEMALEVMAHLDDHHVRAVGLTFTQGLAEGDAVTATGGVLMVPVGDELLGRMFNTFGEPIDNGPTVQAREHWPALRPPTPLARQRAGDEIFTTGIKAIDLMTPLERGGKAGLFGGAGVGKTVVIMELINNMVGVHEGVSLFCGIGERCREGEELYREMRDAGVLKNTVMLFAQMNEPPGTRFRAGHAALSMAEYFRDVKEQDVLLLVDNVFRFIQAGMEVSGLMGRLPSRLGYQPTLGTELAEFEERISSTEHGAITSVQAVYVPADDFTDPAAVHTFGHLSSSIVLSRKKASEGLYPAIDPLASGSSMLVPDVVGREHYDIAREVRATLAAYEELKDIIAMLGMEELSREDQLVVNRARRLERFLTQPFNVTEQFTGHKGRLVKLEDTLDGCRRILGDEFRGRPESALYMIGSIDEAGR; encoded by the coding sequence ATGGACAGAAATACCGCTTCGCCGCAGGGGAATGCCGTGGGCACGGTCACGGCCATCCGGGGCAACGTGGTGGACATCCGTTTCGACCACGCGCTTCCGCCGCTCACGCACGTGCTGCGGGCAGGAAAGGACAATGAAATGGCCCTGGAGGTCATGGCCCACCTGGACGATCATCACGTGCGCGCCGTGGGGCTGACCTTCACCCAGGGCCTGGCCGAAGGCGATGCGGTCACGGCCACCGGCGGCGTGCTCATGGTCCCGGTGGGCGACGAGCTGCTGGGCCGCATGTTCAATACCTTCGGCGAACCCATCGACAACGGCCCGACCGTACAGGCCCGCGAGCATTGGCCCGCACTGCGGCCACCCACCCCTCTGGCCCGCCAGCGCGCGGGCGACGAGATCTTCACCACCGGCATCAAGGCCATCGACCTCATGACCCCGCTGGAGCGCGGCGGCAAGGCCGGGCTCTTCGGCGGCGCGGGCGTGGGCAAGACCGTGGTCATCATGGAGCTCATCAACAACATGGTGGGCGTTCACGAGGGCGTCAGCCTGTTCTGCGGCATCGGCGAACGGTGCCGCGAGGGCGAGGAGCTCTACCGGGAAATGCGCGACGCCGGGGTGCTGAAAAATACGGTCATGCTTTTCGCCCAGATGAACGAGCCGCCGGGCACGCGTTTCCGGGCCGGGCACGCGGCCCTGTCCATGGCCGAATATTTTCGCGACGTGAAGGAGCAGGACGTGCTCCTGCTGGTGGACAACGTGTTCCGCTTCATCCAGGCGGGCATGGAGGTTTCCGGGCTCATGGGGCGGCTGCCCTCGCGGCTGGGATACCAGCCCACCCTGGGCACGGAGCTGGCGGAGTTCGAGGAGCGCATTTCCTCCACGGAGCACGGGGCCATCACCTCGGTGCAGGCGGTCTACGTGCCCGCAGACGACTTCACGGACCCTGCGGCCGTGCACACCTTCGGGCATCTTTCCTCGTCCATCGTGCTTTCGCGCAAGAAGGCCAGCGAAGGCCTGTACCCGGCCATCGACCCGCTGGCCTCGGGCTCGTCCATGCTGGTGCCGGACGTGGTGGGGCGGGAACATTACGACATCGCCCGCGAGGTGCGCGCCACCCTGGCCGCCTACGAGGAGCTCAAGGACATCATCGCCATGCTGGGTATGGAGGAGCTGAGCCGCGAGGACCAGCTCGTCGTCAACCGCGCCCGGCGGCTGGAGCGTTTCCTGACCCAGCCCTTCAACGTCACCGAGCAGTTCACCGGCCACAAGGGGCGGCTGGTGAAGCTGGAGGACACCCTGGACGGGTGCCGCCGCATCCTGGGCGACGAATTCCGGGGGCGGCCCGAAAGCGCCCTGTACATGATCGGTTCCATTGACGAGGCCGGGAGGTAG
- a CDS encoding DVU_1555 family C-GCAxxG-C-C protein: MLDDSGLRMMELAGKGYCCSQIVVLLALDELGRDNPDLVRAASGLCMGMGGCSGPCGVHTGAALVLGLHAGKGTDMETQDDKLPLMLEELRDWFAEATAPYGGMSCGDILDGECGQPHQSRCGGLLSAVSAQVRRILAEHGLDPAEGREQE, translated from the coding sequence ATGCTGGACGACAGCGGACTGCGCATGATGGAGCTGGCGGGCAAGGGATATTGCTGCAGCCAGATCGTGGTGCTGCTGGCCCTGGACGAACTGGGCCGCGACAACCCGGACCTGGTGCGCGCGGCATCGGGCCTGTGCATGGGCATGGGCGGATGTTCCGGCCCCTGCGGCGTGCACACGGGCGCGGCCCTGGTGCTCGGCCTGCACGCGGGCAAGGGCACGGACATGGAAACCCAGGACGACAAGCTGCCCCTCATGCTCGAGGAACTGCGGGACTGGTTCGCGGAAGCCACCGCCCCATACGGCGGCATGTCCTGCGGCGACATCCTGGACGGCGAATGCGGCCAGCCCCACCAAAGCCGGTGCGGCGGCCTGCTCTCCGCAGTCTCGGCGCAGGTGCGCCGGATCCTGGCCGAACACGGTCTTGATCCGGCGGAAGGACGCGAACAGGAATGA
- the trsM gene encoding DVU_1556 family methyltransferase, translating into MEQPLWERPVLRKAAGRTLRPGGFELTDRAANRMGLLPGWRVLDVGCGLGATVNRLRSRYGALAFGVEPSPGQLDAAQGAGLVRAQGHCLPFGPNSFHALFCECVLSLLPDAAQGLGEFHCVLRPGGFLALSDLCAPDADTAGNDCAARAVPLAETHGLVKAAGFEVLLLEDHSHRLRELAARLLFSSGENDVPCSCNRRGLGYYLMIAKKRG; encoded by the coding sequence GTGGAGCAGCCGCTCTGGGAACGCCCCGTGCTGCGCAAGGCCGCAGGGCGGACGCTGCGGCCGGGCGGCTTCGAGCTCACGGACCGTGCGGCAAACCGCATGGGCCTGCTGCCGGGCTGGCGCGTGCTGGACGTGGGCTGCGGCCTGGGAGCCACGGTGAACCGGCTGCGCTCGCGCTACGGGGCCCTGGCCTTCGGCGTGGAGCCCAGCCCCGGACAGCTCGACGCCGCACAAGGAGCGGGCCTGGTCCGGGCGCAGGGCCATTGCCTGCCCTTCGGTCCCAATAGTTTTCACGCCCTGTTCTGCGAATGCGTCCTGTCCCTGCTCCCGGACGCGGCGCAGGGGCTCGGGGAATTTCACTGCGTGCTGCGGCCAGGAGGTTTCCTGGCCCTTTCCGACCTTTGCGCGCCGGATGCGGACACGGCCGGGAACGATTGCGCCGCCCGGGCCGTGCCCCTGGCAGAAACGCACGGGCTGGTGAAGGCAGCCGGATTCGAGGTCCTGCTGCTGGAGGATCACTCCCACCGCCTCCGGGAACTGGCGGCCCGGCTGCTATTCTCCTCCGGGGAAAACGACGTCCCCTGTTCCTGCAACCGGCGGGGGCTCGGCTATTATCTGATGATCGCCAAAAAACGAGGATAA
- a CDS encoding F0F1 ATP synthase subunit A produces the protein MDIKQISPDQVVYLSVGPFNLNATIVYTWLVMALLVLACILITRRMTPSENMSRWQNLLEIVVGFLRGQIRDVFGESPDMYVPYIGTLFVFIAVCNLLAVVPGFEPPTASLSTTAALALTVFAAVIGFGLMRRGVKGYLLQYVQPTPMMLPFNILGEFSRTLALAVRLFGNMMSGAKIAAILLAIAPLVFPILMNALGLLTGIIQAYIFAVLAMVYIASATRVERERYEKTRKQQGDDNG, from the coding sequence ATGGACATCAAGCAGATAAGCCCGGACCAGGTGGTCTATCTTTCCGTGGGGCCGTTCAACCTGAACGCAACCATCGTCTACACCTGGCTGGTCATGGCGCTGCTGGTGCTGGCCTGCATCCTCATCACCCGGCGCATGACCCCTTCCGAAAACATGTCGCGCTGGCAGAACCTGCTGGAGATCGTGGTGGGCTTCCTGCGCGGCCAGATCCGGGATGTGTTCGGCGAATCCCCGGACATGTACGTGCCCTACATCGGCACGCTGTTCGTGTTCATCGCCGTGTGCAACCTGCTGGCGGTGGTGCCGGGCTTCGAGCCGCCCACGGCTTCCCTTTCCACCACGGCGGCCCTGGCCCTGACCGTGTTCGCGGCGGTCATCGGCTTCGGGCTCATGCGCCGAGGGGTGAAGGGATATCTGCTCCAGTATGTCCAGCCCACGCCCATGATGCTGCCCTTCAACATCCTGGGCGAGTTCTCGCGCACCCTGGCCCTGGCCGTGCGCCTGTTCGGCAACATGATGAGCGGGGCAAAGATCGCGGCCATCCTCCTGGCCATCGCCCCGCTGGTGTTTCCCATACTCATGAACGCCCTGGGCCTGCTCACGGGCATCATCCAGGCCTATATCTTCGCGGTGCTGGCCATGGTCTACATCGCCTCGGCCACCCGCGTGGAACGCGAACGGTACGAAAAGACCCGCAAACAACAGGGAGACGACAATGGATAA
- a CDS encoding pyridine nucleotide-disulfide oxidoreductase/dicluster-binding protein, translated as MEQHELRQWENKCIQEEVPQCTASCPLHVDAKTFCSLMRQRRWDKAWAVLARTLPLPGVLARLCDAPCKRNCVRKDAGGSIEIGLLERFCAENAKPVAPPRPLPARGKSVAVIGGGLTGLCAAWELARRGFRTTLYCGVPGSDLSALPETQLPAGALERELENLARLGAALETGVPLDTALIEAQLAENDAVFLDSDALSEAMADFGEPDELTLGTGQPGLFASPRGESAPVLKAAAARRAANSVERFTQGVSMVTGRELEGPYATRLYTNLGNVEPAPPVVNAAGYTETDARDEAKRCLQCECMECVKNCEYLRHYKAYPKVYVRQAYNNESIVMGTRQANTMINSCMLCGLCEVICPEDFSMADVCLQARRTMVEKGTMPPSAHEFALRDMAFANGEKAALARHAPGADASEYLFFPGCQLTASDPGGVMAAYADLRQRLGAVGLLLHCCGAPAEWSGRQALAGETMAEIRGHWERMGKPHLVVSCPTCLKALRQGLPEAEISSHWSLLRALGLPDGARQQDTELAINDPCAARHDAVLLEDARALLEQMQVRITEPELSGERTECCGYGGLLSEANPELAKAVRERRAQAADEDFVTYCVMCRDMLAKAGKRALHFYDLLYPAGEDSAARPAPGYSARRENRARLRETLLAELWREESETETAPHESVRVEFTEQARDIMEERRILTSDVQKVLHAARETGACFVHKETGHVLASHRPVVVTYWVEYEERGDGFLVHNAWSHRMRVKGGAS; from the coding sequence ATGGAACAGCATGAACTGAGACAGTGGGAAAACAAGTGTATCCAGGAGGAAGTGCCGCAATGCACCGCCTCCTGCCCCCTGCACGTCGACGCCAAGACCTTCTGCTCGCTCATGCGGCAGCGGCGCTGGGACAAGGCCTGGGCCGTGCTGGCCAGGACCCTGCCCCTGCCCGGAGTGCTGGCCCGGCTGTGCGACGCCCCGTGCAAAAGGAACTGCGTGCGCAAGGACGCGGGCGGCAGCATTGAAATAGGGTTGCTTGAACGCTTCTGCGCGGAAAACGCCAAGCCTGTCGCGCCGCCCAGACCCCTGCCCGCGCGCGGCAAGTCCGTGGCCGTGATCGGCGGGGGGCTCACGGGCCTATGCGCGGCCTGGGAGCTGGCCCGCAGGGGATTCCGGACCACCCTGTACTGCGGCGTTCCCGGCAGCGACCTGAGCGCACTTCCCGAAACACAACTTCCGGCAGGGGCATTGGAACGGGAGCTGGAAAATCTCGCCCGGCTGGGCGCGGCACTGGAAACAGGTGTTCCCCTGGATACCGCCCTGATCGAAGCGCAGCTTGCGGAAAACGACGCCGTCTTTCTGGATTCCGACGCCCTGTCGGAAGCCATGGCCGACTTCGGCGAGCCGGACGAGCTGACCCTGGGCACGGGGCAGCCGGGCCTGTTCGCCAGCCCCAGGGGCGAATCCGCCCCGGTACTCAAGGCGGCCGCAGCACGCCGCGCGGCCAACTCGGTGGAACGCTTCACCCAAGGCGTGTCCATGGTCACGGGCCGGGAGCTGGAAGGCCCCTACGCAACGCGCCTGTATACCAACCTCGGAAACGTGGAGCCCGCACCGCCGGTGGTCAATGCGGCGGGATACACGGAGACGGACGCGCGGGACGAGGCCAAACGCTGCCTGCAGTGCGAATGCATGGAGTGCGTCAAGAACTGCGAGTACCTACGCCACTACAAGGCCTACCCCAAGGTCTACGTGCGGCAGGCCTACAACAACGAATCCATTGTCATGGGCACCCGCCAGGCCAACACCATGATCAATTCGTGCATGCTCTGCGGCCTGTGCGAGGTCATCTGTCCCGAGGATTTTTCCATGGCCGACGTCTGTCTGCAGGCCCGGCGCACCATGGTGGAAAAGGGGACCATGCCCCCTTCGGCCCATGAGTTCGCCCTGCGGGACATGGCCTTCGCCAACGGGGAAAAGGCCGCCCTGGCCCGCCACGCCCCAGGCGCGGACGCGAGTGAATATCTTTTTTTCCCGGGCTGCCAGCTCACGGCCTCCGATCCCGGGGGCGTCATGGCCGCCTATGCGGACCTGCGCCAGAGGCTCGGCGCGGTGGGCCTGCTGCTCCACTGTTGCGGCGCGCCCGCCGAGTGGTCCGGCCGCCAGGCCCTTGCGGGCGAAACCATGGCCGAAATACGCGGCCACTGGGAACGCATGGGCAAGCCGCATCTCGTGGTCTCCTGTCCCACCTGCCTCAAGGCCCTACGCCAGGGATTGCCCGAGGCCGAGATCAGCTCCCACTGGTCCCTGTTGCGCGCACTGGGCCTGCCCGACGGGGCACGGCAACAGGATACGGAACTGGCCATCAACGACCCGTGCGCGGCCCGGCACGACGCAGTGCTCCTGGAGGATGCGCGAGCCCTGCTGGAGCAGATGCAGGTGCGCATCACCGAGCCGGAACTGAGCGGCGAACGCACCGAATGTTGCGGGTACGGCGGCCTGCTGAGCGAGGCCAACCCCGAGCTGGCAAAGGCCGTGCGCGAACGCCGCGCCCAGGCCGCGGACGAGGACTTCGTGACCTACTGCGTCATGTGCCGGGACATGCTGGCCAAGGCAGGAAAACGCGCCCTGCACTTTTACGACCTGCTCTACCCCGCAGGGGAAGACAGCGCGGCTCGGCCGGCTCCGGGCTATTCGGCGCGGCGGGAAAACCGCGCCCGGCTCAGGGAGACCCTGCTCGCCGAACTGTGGCGGGAGGAAAGTGAAACCGAAACCGCCCCGCACGAATCCGTCCGGGTGGAATTCACGGAGCAGGCCCGGGACATCATGGAGGAGCGGCGCATCCTCACAAGCGATGTCCAGAAGGTGCTGCATGCGGCCCGGGAAACCGGCGCATGTTTCGTGCACAAGGAGACCGGCCATGTGCTGGCCTCGCACCGGCCCGTGGTGGTCACCTACTGGGTGGAATACGAGGAACGCGGCGACGGCTTCCTGGTGCACAACGCCTGGAGCCACCGCATGCGGGTCAAGGGAGGTGCGTCATGA